In Massilia sp. METH4, the genomic window GAAACGGAACGTCGTGTACAGCACCCACGTGGTGTGCAGCATCGTCTGCGCCAGTGCGACCAGGGCGAACACGATCACGAGGCCGCGCGTGGCGCGCCGGCGCCACAGTTTCACCAGCCCGCCGACGGGGTTGAGCTTGTGCAGCGCGAACGCGCCGCGCCGTTCCGGCGGCAGCGATTCGGGCAGGAAGAACCAGCCGTAGATGAAGTTGGCCGCCGACATGCCGGCCGCCACGTAGAACGGCAGGTGCAGGTCGATGCCGCCCAGCACACCGCCCAGCATGGGGCCGGCGATGAAGCCCATCCCGAAGGCGGCGCCGATCTTGCCGAAGCTTTTCGCCCGATTGTCCGGCGTGGAAATGTCCGAGGCATAGGCCGAGGCGACCGACATGCTGGCCGCCGACATGCCGCCGATCACGCGGCCAACCAGCAGCCACGCCAGGTTCGCCGCCAATGCCGTGACGAGGAAGTTCAGCGCCATGCCGGCCATCGAGTACAGCAGCACGGGGCGCCGGCCGACCTTGTCCGACAGCGCGCCCAGCATCGGCATGAACAGGAACTGCATCAGGCCGAAGGTGGCGCCCAGCAAGCCATACCACAGCGATTGCTGCTCGCGCGCGCCCACGAACTCGCCCACCAGCACGGGCAGCACGGGGATGATCAGGCCGACGCCGAGCATGTCGATGAACACGCAGAGCAGTACGAAGTTGAGGTTCACCGCCTTGGGCGGCGCGGCGGTGTCGGGAGCGACGTCTTTCATGGTTTGACGGCGGCCGCGGCCACCTCGGTATCGTTCAGCACGAACACCAGCCGGCCATGCATGGCGCGGCTGATGCGGTTCATCGCGGGCCGCAGCGCCTGGTATTCCTGCGGGGTGCACCAGCCGCGCGGATTGCCGGCGACCACCCGGCGGGCAAGGTGGTAGCGCATGCCGTCGCGTGAATCGTCACGCGAATCGTCGCGCCAATAAGTCGCCTGGTAGTCCACGTTGTCCTGCCGGATCGACAGGTTCTTCGGCACATACAGCACCTGCATGGCGGGCGGCAGCTCGATCGTCATGCTGTCTTCCACGGCGAACGGTTCGCAGCGCGCGTCGTACTGCCGCGCGCTTTCCGTGAAGCGGCCGGCGAAACCGGCCAGCGGCACCGGGCCGTTCATGCCGGGCAGGAAGGAGAGCACGCCGGCTTCCGGCTGGCTGACGTAGTTGCGGATGCGCTCCGTGTAGCGCACGCCCAGCACCCCCGGCCCGGCCTGGGGAAGGGCTTCCACGCTGCCGTCGCCTTCGTAACCGTTGGCGGCCATCGTGCGGCGCACCCAGTCGGCCGTGCCGGCGGCGGCGACGCCGTCGATGAACTGCCGCACCGCCACGGCGTTGCGGCCATGGCCGACGATGTCGGTCACGCGTTCGGCGGAGCCGTCCAGCGCCACCTTCAGCGTGACCTTGCGCTCCACCCGCATGCTCGCCGGGTCCGGGAGCGGCGTGCGGCGCAGCGCCGGCGCGAGGCGGGTGGCCAGTGCGGGCTTGCCCGCGTCATTGTCGGGCAACAGGCCGAACGGCATCGCGTCGTCGGTCGCGTCGAGGTAGATGTCGAGCGCGGGCAGGTAGCTGATCGCATGGTCGAACCACATCACGGGAATGTCCGGCAGCGTGAAGTTTTCGCCATCGGCGCGCAGCAGCACCGGTGACGCGGCAATGCTGCGCGCCGCGAGCAGCGCTTCGAGCAGCACCACGTGGTCCTTGCAATCGCCATAGCGGCGCTCCAGCACCGTGGCGGCATCGTTCGGCACCCACCCGCCATCGCCTACGTAGCTGGCCACGTAGCGCACGTTGGCGCGCACCCAGTCGTACAGCAGGCGCGCCTGTTCCCGGGGTGCGGCGGCCTCGCCGGCCACTTCCTTCGCCAGCGCGCGGATCGCCGGCGTCAGTGCCGCCTTCGGGGCCGCGCCCCGTTCGTAGGCGCCGGCCACCGCCTGCCAGTCGGCGAAGGTGGAGAGCATCAGGTGCGGCGTGCGCCGCCAGCCGTTGGCCGCGTTCGGTTCGGCGGTGGCTGTGCCGGTACTGCGATAGCGCCAGCGCAGCACGCGTTCGGAGCCCTCCACGGCCGCTTCCTGGGCCAGCCCGTACTGCGCCACCTTCAGGGGCAGCGCGGCGGCATGGCGCACGGTGATCTCGCTGTCGTCGCGGATCACGTCGTCCTGCAGGAACATCACGTGCGACATGCCGCCCGGCAGTTCCGGCACGTTCTGCACGAGGCGGTAGCGCAGCCGGATCGCGTCGCCGGCCGCCAGCCGTGGGAATGTCACTTGCAAGAGGCGCTTTTCCGGGAACGACACGCCGCCCAGTATGCCTTCCTGCACCTGGATCGCCGCCGGGTCGACGGGAATCGTTGCGCCGTCGGCGGAAATGGTTTCCGCCGCGAGCAGCTCCAGCGTCTGGCGCCGTGCATCCCAGTTCACGTATTGCTGGCCGAGCGTGCCGGCGCCCGCCGCGTCGATGGCGCGCCACGTGTAGTCGACCGTCTGTTCCAGCGTGTGGTCGGCGCGGATGACGATATCGGTGCGTTCGCGTACCGCCCGTACGTGGCCTTCGCCATCGGCATGCGCGCCGTGCGCCGCAGTGCCGAGCAGGGCAAGCAGGAGCGCGTGTGCCGGCCGGAATGCCATGGCCTTACGCGGGCTGCGCCCACTCCGCCACGAACTGCTCGCGGAACGCCATCAGCGCGCGCATGCGCTCCTCGCCGAGGCGGCGGCCGGCCGCCGTCTGCATCGTACCGGGCAGCGTGGCCAGCTTCACGGCGATGTGGTCGAGAGAATAGGCCTTGTCGTCCAGCGGGCGGTGCAGCCCGGCCGGGTCGGTGGGATGCGCCAGGCCGGAACCCATCCGGCCAGCCGTGTAGAACATGCGCGCCAGGCCGACGGTGCCCAGCGCGTCCAGCCGGTCCGCATCCTGCACGATCTTCGCCTCGATGGTCGTGGGCGTGAGGCCGGCCGAGAAGCTGTGCGTCTCGATCGCGTGGGCGACGCCGGGCAGCAAACCGGCCGGGAAGCCGGCCGCCTCCAGCTCGCGCACCGCCTGCACGGCGGCATGCCGCGAGGCCAGGTGCCGCTCCGGGTGGTTCTTCGGCAGGTTGACGATATCGTGCAGGTAGCAGGCCGCGAGCACCACGAGCGCGTCGGCATCGGGATGCTCGGCCAGCAGCGCCGTGGCATTGCGCCACACGCGGTGCAGGTGGCTGGTGTCGTGCGCGCCATCGTCTCCGGGCATGGCGGCCGCGATCGCGACCAGCTTCGGCTGCCAGCTGGCCAGCGAGGGATTCATTGTTGTCATGTTCTGATCAATACGGCAATCGATGCATTGTGCCACGAATGAAACGCTTTTGCTGTAATTTGAGCAATTTTTTGGACTATTGTTGTTGCCTTGTGGAATTTCTGGTGCATCGAAACTTGGCCTGAGGTAACATTTCGCATCGTTTAGCCGTACATCAACAGGAACAACAATGACCGATACCGTCAGCAGCAATGCCAGCGTTCACAGCCCGGCCGAGTACCTCGCCTTCACCCTGGGCAAGGAAGAATATGGCATCGATATCCAGAAAGTGAGCGAGATCCGCAACTACGAAGCGCCCACGCGGATCGCCAGCGCGCCGGACTACGTGAAGGGGGTGATCAACCTGCGCGGCACCATCGTGCCGATCGTGGACATGCGTATCCGTTTCGCGCTGGGCACGCCGGAATACGGCCCGTTCACCGTCGTGATCATCCTGAACATTGGTGGCCGCACGGTCGGCATGGTGGTCGACGCCGTATCCGACGTGACGACGTTGACGCCGGACCAGATCAAGGCGACACCGGACATCGGTTCGTCGCTGAACACGGAACACATTGTCGGCCTGGGCACGATCGACGAGCGCATGCTGATCCTGGTGGACATCGACCGCCTGATGTCGAGCGAGGAGATGGGCCTGGTCGAGCGCCTGGCCGCCTGATCCTCAGGCGCCGCCGATCGCCTGTTGTGACAGCGCGTCGGCGGCCCCGTTGCGGTGCCGCGGCAGCCACCGCACCGCCACGCTGTCCAGCCGGGCCATCAGGCCGAGCGCCTGGGCGCGGTAGCTTTCCAGCCCGCGCGCGCCGGGCATTCCTTCGATCAGCACATCCTGCACCACCACCTGGCTGTCGCCATACGCGGCGAGCTCGCGCGCACCGGCCGCCACGGCCGCTTCCAGCAGCGCGATCAGCGCCAGGTATTCCGCGTCGCCACTGCTGCCGACGCCCACGCGGCGGCTGATCTCGATCCGTTCTCCCGCCGGGCCCACCAGCACTGCGCCGATTCCGATGCGGCCGGGATTCGGCGTGGCCGAGCCGTCGAACCAGCCGCGCCACAGCAGCGGCGAGGCCGCTACCGCGCGGCGCGCCAGCTTCTCGGCGGCGGCGCGGGCCTGGGCGAGGGCGCGGGGAGTGGGGGAGCTGGTCATCGGGCGGCGCGAAAAAGCGCCGATTCTACAGCGCGCCGGGACGGTTCGAAAAAAAATGCCATCCGCGCGGATGGCATTTTTGTCTTGCTGTTGCTGTTAACGCCGCCACGGATTCTCCGGGCGGTGGTCATAACGGTTCGGCACACCGTCACCGTCGCGGTCGCGGTCGTGGCGGTTCGGAATGCCGTCGCGGTCCTGGTCGCGGCGCGGGCCGTGGCCGTAGTAGGCCTGGCCGCCGTGGCCGTAGCCCCGGTCGTAGCCGCGATCATAACCCCGGTCATAGCCGCGCTCGTAGCGCCGGTTGTAGTGGTTCGGGTCACGATCCGACCAGTTCGGCCGGCCGTCGCCGTCGCGGTCGCGGTCGAAGCGGTTCGGCACGCCGTCGCGATCGAGGTCGCCGCGCGGGCCGAAGCGGTTCCAGCGCGCCTGCTCGTAGCGCCAGCGGCCGTCGTACTCGACCCAGCGCGGCGGCGCGTACACATAGCCGGGCCGCTCGGCCAGCCAGCGCCCGTCCATCCACAGGTGGCGGTGGCCGTTCCAGTCCCAGTAGCCGGGCGCCCACACATAACCGTGGCGCGGCGGCGGTTGCGCTTCCCACCGCAGCGGTGGCGGCGCCGAGCCGATGACGATGTTCACGTCTACCTGGGCCAGGGCCGGCGCGGGGGCGAACGCCGCGGCGCCGAAGGCGATGGCCGCTACTGCGATGAATGATGTCCTGATCATGATTTCTCTCTCCGCAAGGGATCTGTTATCTGCTGGCGGGCCGCCTGGCGCCCCGTTGAATGCACTATAGCGCGCCCGTTTCCGCACGAGAAAAGCGATTTCAGATTCTTACAAATGGCGCAGAGTTTGCTACGGCTTGTTTCGCTTGTGTATCGGGGCGGTAACCGTAGCTGGTGTCGGACATTTTTTCCGGGGCAGTTTCCGGAAAAAGTGTACGTCACCGGGGTTCTTAAGAGGCAAGCGCGAACGAAAACCAGTGTCGGACACCATTTCCTGGATGAGGCGTCCAGGAAATGATGTCCGACACCGAAGCTGCAGAGGCGGTGGTGATTCTTTCCATCTCCCCCCGCTAGCCGGCCGCATGAGCCAACGGTTGATCCAACTCGTCGAAGAACGCCGCCGCGCCTGGCGCCGCGGCAGGAACCTGCGCGGTCCGCGTGCGGTGCCGTGGGGCCTGGTCGGCGCGGCGGTGCTCGTGGTGGCTGGCGGGGCGCTGCTCGCTGCGCATGCGCTGAGGCTGGGCGAGGCCGCGGGAACGAAGGCGGAAGGCGACGCGCTGCGCGCGGCAACCCTCTTGCAACCGCTGGTGCCCGGCGCGCGCTTCACCGTGCCGGCGGCGCCGGGCGTGGCGATGCTGCCGCAGCCCGGCGGCGCCATCGTCGTGGCGAGCCGGATGCGGGCCGGGCTGCCGGTGCGCGTCGACCTGTGCCGGCAGATGGCCGACGCCTCCGGCCGGCTGCTGCCACTGCGGCTGGGGCACCGGTTAGCCGACGTCGAACAATGGGAACGCACTGCGGCGGGACGCCTGGCGGTGCGTAACGTCTTGCTGGTGGCGCAAGGATCGAAGGCGACGGCGGCGATGCCGCAGGTGAAACTGGCCGGCCATGCCGGTCTGCCGCTGCAATTGACGTGGACCGGCGCGGCGGCGCGCTGGCTCGGCGATGGCGGCGAAGGCATCGTGCGCGGCGCGGCGGGCCGGGTGGCATTG contains:
- a CDS encoding TCR/Tet family MFS transporter; its protein translation is MKDVAPDTAAPPKAVNLNFVLLCVFIDMLGVGLIIPVLPVLVGEFVGAREQQSLWYGLLGATFGLMQFLFMPMLGALSDKVGRRPVLLYSMAGMALNFLVTALAANLAWLLVGRVIGGMSAASMSVASAYASDISTPDNRAKSFGKIGAAFGMGFIAGPMLGGVLGGIDLHLPFYVAAGMSAANFIYGWFFLPESLPPERRGAFALHKLNPVGGLVKLWRRRATRGLVIVFALVALAQTMLHTTWVLYTTFRFGWSTTQNGVALFCVGIASVLVQAWLLGILMKRFGEVRLSLLGLGSGAITYLLYGLATEGWMMYVLILCNLLAFAAGPALQGIISKATPPTEQGELMGSLHAINSVGVVVMPLAGGFLLAKVSHLPPSDWRIGVTFFVSAGMQAVAILFARRWFRDHHRTL
- a CDS encoding DUF3857 and transglutaminase domain-containing protein, coding for MAFRPAHALLLALLGTAAHGAHADGEGHVRAVRERTDIVIRADHTLEQTVDYTWRAIDAAGAGTLGQQYVNWDARRQTLELLAAETISADGATIPVDPAAIQVQEGILGGVSFPEKRLLQVTFPRLAAGDAIRLRYRLVQNVPELPGGMSHVMFLQDDVIRDDSEITVRHAAALPLKVAQYGLAQEAAVEGSERVLRWRYRSTGTATAEPNAANGWRRTPHLMLSTFADWQAVAGAYERGAAPKAALTPAIRALAKEVAGEAAAPREQARLLYDWVRANVRYVASYVGDGGWVPNDAATVLERRYGDCKDHVVLLEALLAARSIAASPVLLRADGENFTLPDIPVMWFDHAISYLPALDIYLDATDDAMPFGLLPDNDAGKPALATRLAPALRRTPLPDPASMRVERKVTLKVALDGSAERVTDIVGHGRNAVAVRQFIDGVAAAGTADWVRRTMAANGYEGDGSVEALPQAGPGVLGVRYTERIRNYVSQPEAGVLSFLPGMNGPVPLAGFAGRFTESARQYDARCEPFAVEDSMTIELPPAMQVLYVPKNLSIRQDNVDYQATYWRDDSRDDSRDGMRYHLARRVVAGNPRGWCTPQEYQALRPAMNRISRAMHGRLVFVLNDTEVAAAAVKP
- a CDS encoding HD domain-containing protein encodes the protein MNPSLASWQPKLVAIAAAMPGDDGAHDTSHLHRVWRNATALLAEHPDADALVVLAACYLHDIVNLPKNHPERHLASRHAAVQAVRELEAAGFPAGLLPGVAHAIETHSFSAGLTPTTIEAKIVQDADRLDALGTVGLARMFYTAGRMGSGLAHPTDPAGLHRPLDDKAYSLDHIAVKLATLPGTMQTAAGRRLGEERMRALMAFREQFVAEWAQPA
- a CDS encoding chemotaxis protein CheW, which gives rise to MTDTVSSNASVHSPAEYLAFTLGKEEYGIDIQKVSEIRNYEAPTRIASAPDYVKGVINLRGTIVPIVDMRIRFALGTPEYGPFTVVIILNIGGRTVGMVVDAVSDVTTLTPDQIKATPDIGSSLNTEHIVGLGTIDERMLILVDIDRLMSSEEMGLVERLAA
- a CDS encoding ribonuclease HI family protein; translated protein: MTSSPTPRALAQARAAAEKLARRAVAASPLLWRGWFDGSATPNPGRIGIGAVLVGPAGERIEISRRVGVGSSGDAEYLALIALLEAAVAAGARELAAYGDSQVVVQDVLIEGMPGARGLESYRAQALGLMARLDSVAVRWLPRHRNGAADALSQQAIGGA
- a CDS encoding thrombospondin type 3 repeat-containing protein, with amino-acid sequence MIRTSFIAVAAIAFGAAAFAPAPALAQVDVNIVIGSAPPPLRWEAQPPPRHGYVWAPGYWDWNGHRHLWMDGRWLAERPGYVYAPPRWVEYDGRWRYEQARWNRFGPRGDLDRDGVPNRFDRDRDGDGRPNWSDRDPNHYNRRYERGYDRGYDRGYDRGYGHGGQAYYGHGPRRDQDRDGIPNRHDRDRDGDGVPNRYDHRPENPWRR